From Toxotes jaculatrix isolate fToxJac2 chromosome 1, fToxJac2.pri, whole genome shotgun sequence, a single genomic window includes:
- the ctxn2 gene encoding cortexin-2, whose translation MFSVHYNHSLAAMSGNDMMAHSLTLEQKTAFAFVGMLLVFLGLLIVRCFRILLDPYSSMPSSNWADGIEGLEKGTFEYALT comes from the coding sequence ATGTTTAGCGTCCACTACAACCACTCCCTTGCTGCCATGAGCGGAAACGACATGATGGCGCACTCTCTGACTCTGGAGCAGAAGACAGCGTTTGCCTTCGTGGGGATGTTACTGGTGTTCCTGGGGCTGCTGATAGTAAGGTGTTTCAGGATCCTGCTGGACCCCTACAGCAGTATGCCCTCCTCCAACTGGGCTGACGGCATTGAGGGGCTGGAGAAAGGGACGTTTGAGTATGCCCTTACTTAA